A single uncultured Fibrobacter sp. DNA region contains:
- a CDS encoding GPW/gp25 family protein, which translates to MDSLTFLGRGWKFPLKFENGTVTMSEAEEDIEESLRILLGTHPGERIMRPEFGCGIHKYCFNDYSNVTLLQITDEIKDAIKQFEPRIEIENIDIKAEAMDEVMEICIYYKIIATNSRRNLVYPFYINEATDTSI; encoded by the coding sequence ATGGATTCTCTGACTTTTCTTGGACGTGGGTGGAAATTCCCATTGAAATTTGAAAATGGCACCGTCACCATGTCCGAAGCCGAAGAAGACATCGAAGAGAGCCTGCGCATTTTGCTAGGGACACACCCTGGCGAACGCATAATGCGCCCCGAATTCGGTTGCGGCATCCATAAGTATTGTTTCAATGATTACAGCAACGTGACACTCCTGCAAATCACGGACGAAATCAAGGATGCCATAAAACAATTCGAGCCAAGAATTGAAATAGAGAACATTGACATTAAAGCAGAAGCAATGGACGAGGTAATGGAAATCTGCATCTATTACAAAATCATCGCCACCAACAGCCGCCGCAATTTGGTGTATCCGTTCTACATAAACGAAGCTACAGACACCTCAATATAA
- a CDS encoding PAAR domain-containing protein: MPPAARITDMHTCPMQTPAVPPVPHVGGPVIGPGVPTVLIGGMPAAVMGDNCVCSGPPDVIVKGSATVMINKKPAARMGDSTAHGGTIVLGCPTVQIGG; the protein is encoded by the coding sequence ATGCCACCAGCAGCAAGAATTACCGATATGCACACATGCCCCATGCAGACTCCCGCTGTTCCGCCTGTACCGCACGTAGGCGGGCCAGTCATCGGCCCCGGAGTTCCCACCGTCTTGATTGGCGGCATGCCCGCCGCCGTCATGGGAGACAACTGCGTATGCTCAGGCCCTCCCGACGTAATTGTCAAAGGTTCCGCCACGGTCATGATTAACAAGAAACCCGCCGCGCGCATGGGCGATTCCACCGCTCATGGCGGCACCATCGTCTTGGGTTGCCCTACGGTGCAGATAGGAGGATAA
- the vgrG gene encoding type VI secretion system tip protein VgrG, with amino-acid sequence MPESPLNSASQVVECALFCGGKALPSTTTILSADVDYHINCIPKATIVLADGDITRGKFELCEDDQLKPGKEITLKAGYDANLEPIFTGTIVRLGVTTQANGRSCTKIECRHKAIAMTKSRQSVCYVNKTDDKIVSEITSKYNVDISSSMGGAAHKEILQYYCTDWDFIMTRAEANGCWLLADNKGLSIKPIAAGGNAAISLTWGTDLIDFNATVDAENQIKKAVSCSWDITKQDMISNNSDAQTVQSQGNLAATDLQKALPIPNALLQTNSPIDSNTLKAWAKAEQLKNELSRIYGNATCIGNAKVNLGEKLKLDYISTRFNGDALVSGIRHHLEPAFWKTTFSFGMKKEWYAEKFNTMAPAASGYNCGITGLMTGIVEQINDDPDKLNRVKVKIPLMQGDEKTIWARLGTPYASNGIGGFFFPEKGDEVVLGFFNGDPSSPVILGSLYSSKNNVPQKLEQPNNIKQLLTRAKLSVVFDEEKKSITITTPGKRKIVLDDDGKKISLEDPDKNKVEMSSSGIKFDSPKDIVVSTKGKFNVDAKGGIILKSATDLKGEGLNVEFKAKVGLKAQGTATAEISASGQTVVKGAMVMIN; translated from the coding sequence ATGCCAGAGTCTCCTTTAAATAGTGCCAGCCAGGTTGTTGAATGCGCGCTTTTCTGTGGAGGGAAAGCATTACCTTCAACGACGACGATTTTATCTGCAGATGTAGATTATCACATCAATTGTATCCCAAAGGCAACGATTGTCCTTGCCGATGGAGATATCACCAGAGGTAAATTTGAGCTGTGTGAAGATGACCAATTAAAGCCAGGCAAGGAGATTACGCTCAAAGCGGGATACGATGCAAATCTTGAGCCTATTTTTACAGGCACAATCGTACGCCTAGGGGTCACCACTCAAGCAAATGGAAGAAGTTGTACAAAGATCGAGTGCCGCCACAAGGCAATCGCAATGACAAAATCACGCCAAAGCGTATGTTATGTGAACAAGACCGACGACAAAATCGTCTCCGAAATAACATCAAAATATAATGTGGACATCAGCTCATCCATGGGGGGCGCCGCCCATAAAGAAATATTGCAATATTACTGCACAGACTGGGATTTCATCATGACCCGAGCCGAAGCAAATGGTTGCTGGTTATTGGCAGATAACAAAGGCCTTTCAATAAAACCCATTGCCGCCGGAGGGAATGCGGCCATTTCGCTCACTTGGGGAACCGACCTCATTGATTTCAATGCGACAGTTGATGCCGAGAACCAAATAAAAAAAGCGGTATCATGTTCCTGGGATATCACCAAACAAGATATGATTTCCAACAATTCCGATGCGCAAACCGTTCAATCTCAAGGAAACCTAGCTGCAACTGATTTGCAAAAAGCCCTCCCCATACCAAACGCCTTATTGCAAACAAATTCTCCAATAGACAGCAACACACTCAAAGCTTGGGCAAAAGCGGAACAACTAAAAAATGAACTTTCCCGCATTTATGGCAATGCGACATGCATCGGGAACGCAAAAGTAAATTTAGGCGAAAAGCTCAAACTTGATTATATAAGCACACGTTTTAATGGCGACGCCCTCGTATCGGGAATACGCCACCACTTAGAGCCCGCCTTTTGGAAAACGACCTTCTCCTTTGGGATGAAAAAAGAATGGTATGCCGAAAAATTCAATACCATGGCTCCAGCAGCTTCCGGTTACAACTGTGGAATCACGGGCCTCATGACAGGCATTGTCGAACAGATTAACGACGATCCAGACAAACTCAATCGAGTCAAAGTAAAAATCCCTCTGATGCAAGGCGATGAAAAAACAATATGGGCTCGCCTCGGGACTCCATACGCCTCCAACGGTATTGGCGGGTTCTTTTTCCCAGAAAAAGGCGACGAAGTCGTACTCGGATTTTTTAACGGAGACCCATCCAGCCCTGTAATTCTCGGGAGCCTCTACAGTTCAAAAAACAATGTCCCACAGAAACTAGAACAGCCAAACAACATCAAGCAACTTTTAACCCGAGCAAAACTCAGTGTTGTTTTTGACGAAGAAAAAAAATCCATTACAATAACCACCCCGGGAAAAAGAAAAATCGTACTGGACGACGATGGCAAAAAAATATCTCTGGAAGATCCCGACAAGAACAAAGTCGAAATGAGCAGCAGCGGAATCAAATTTGATTCGCCGAAGGATATCGTCGTCAGCACCAAAGGGAAATTCAATGTCGATGCCAAGGGCGGCATCATCCTCAAATCGGCAACAGACCTGAAAGGCGAAGGTTTGAACGTAGAATTCAAAGCAAAAGTCGGGCTCAAGGCCCAAGGGACTGCCACGGCAGAAATTTCGGCTTCGGGACAGACCGTTGTCAAGGGCGCCATGGTCATGATCAACTAG
- a CDS encoding DUF5908 family protein codes for MSLEIRNLSISVRIEAGEKEHESSDSLKKDVLRECRQMIEESIRWDKER; via the coding sequence ATGTCGCTAGAAATCAGGAACCTTAGTATCAGCGTAAGAATCGAAGCAGGCGAAAAGGAACATGAATCTTCAGATTCCCTTAAAAAAGATGTCTTGAGGGAATGTCGCCAGATGATTGAAGAATCCATCCGATGGGACAAGGAGAGATAA
- a CDS encoding phage tail protein encodes MGDTVEWSIPVVFHFSVKLGKSEIAFSEVSGLETTIETKEVRSGGDNSTVYHLPEKIKLSDLVLKRAILKDSDPFFRWCMKNMNSSMNAFQVDPQPIEVTLLDEKSKPIATWTFEGAYPFKWSFSTLDAMKAEVMIETVSLKYRSIERIL; translated from the coding sequence ATGGGTGATACTGTCGAATGGTCAATTCCCGTTGTATTCCACTTTTCTGTAAAGTTGGGCAAATCGGAGATTGCGTTCAGCGAAGTCTCTGGTTTGGAAACGACGATAGAAACGAAGGAAGTTCGCAGCGGGGGTGACAATTCGACAGTTTACCACTTACCCGAAAAAATAAAGCTTTCCGATTTGGTCTTGAAACGGGCCATACTCAAGGATAGCGACCCATTTTTCAGATGGTGCATGAAGAACATGAATTCGTCGATGAACGCATTCCAAGTGGACCCTCAACCCATCGAAGTCACCTTGCTAGATGAGAAGAGCAAGCCCATAGCAACGTGGACATTTGAAGGGGCATATCCGTTCAAATGGTCGTTCAGCACACTTGACGCCATGAAGGCCGAAGTGATGATAGAAACGGTTTCGTTGAAATATCGAAGTATAGAGAGGATATTATAA
- a CDS encoding phage tail protein: MAEDGSTQHASVWPMPKFHFQVKWGDQEMSFQEVTGLDAQSEEIKYRVGNSKVYSVVKMPGLIKYSNVTMKKGIFKGDNKFWDWFNQIKMNTIKRIDITISLLDETDAPAMTWTLKNAWPTKISGYELKAEGNEVAVESIEIVHEGMTISNS; this comes from the coding sequence ATGGCAGAAGATGGTTCTACACAACACGCCAGCGTATGGCCGATGCCCAAATTCCACTTTCAGGTGAAATGGGGCGATCAAGAAATGTCTTTCCAGGAAGTTACCGGCCTGGATGCACAATCCGAAGAAATCAAGTACCGCGTTGGCAACAGCAAGGTTTATTCTGTTGTTAAGATGCCTGGCCTGATCAAGTACAGCAATGTCACAATGAAGAAGGGCATTTTCAAGGGCGACAACAAGTTCTGGGATTGGTTCAACCAGATTAAGATGAATACGATCAAGAGGATCGATATTACGATTAGTCTTTTGGACGAAACAGACGCCCCGGCAATGACCTGGACGCTCAAGAACGCCTGGCCGACCAAGATTTCGGGATACGAACTCAAAGCCGAAGGGAACGAAGTCGCAGTAGAAAGCATTGAAATTGTCCATGAAGGCATGACGATTTCAAATAGCTAA
- a CDS encoding phage tail sheath C-terminal domain-containing protein, with the protein MPTSYKTPGVYLVEKNAFPSSVVEVATAIPMFIGYTEKAEYKGQSVFNKPFRISSFAEYRAIFGEGALMRYKLEEGGKVVPPKVRFRLFDAIRMFYQNGGATCYIMAVGPYGEEISEKALTEAIIPFEKEQEPTLVVIPEAVSLETADACANVQNAMLAHCAKMKNRFAILDVFDGYKEPRECISTFREKVTSFLNYGAVYYPWLNTSVVQPNEVTFANVENLDALTTMLTAAVPPEPAEKAEQIKAEIAQMAAADVKDDAQVQKIHRTLSVICPNYATIMDLVREQLNLMPPAGAMAGIYTLVDNSIGVWKAPANVGVNGVITPTVNLTNDEQEDLNVPINGKAVNAIRTFVGDGNKVWGARTLDGNSLDWRYVNVRRTMIMLEESIKLASKAFVFEPNTANTWVTMKGMISNFLTSVWKRGGLAGTSPEDAFEVHVGLGETMTPEDILEGILRITIKVALIRPAEFIELTFQQQQQKS; encoded by the coding sequence ATGCCTACATCATACAAAACTCCGGGCGTCTATCTCGTCGAGAAAAACGCATTCCCAAGTTCTGTAGTGGAAGTTGCCACGGCAATACCCATGTTTATCGGCTATACCGAAAAGGCCGAATACAAGGGACAATCCGTGTTCAACAAGCCCTTCCGCATTTCGTCATTTGCGGAATACAGGGCCATCTTTGGCGAGGGCGCTCTGATGCGCTACAAGCTCGAAGAAGGTGGAAAAGTGGTCCCGCCAAAAGTCCGCTTCCGCCTCTTCGACGCCATTCGCATGTTCTACCAGAACGGTGGTGCCACCTGCTATATCATGGCGGTGGGCCCCTACGGCGAGGAAATCTCGGAAAAAGCCTTGACCGAAGCCATCATCCCGTTCGAAAAGGAACAGGAACCGACATTGGTCGTGATTCCCGAAGCCGTCTCGCTGGAAACTGCAGATGCCTGCGCCAACGTGCAGAACGCGATGCTTGCCCACTGCGCGAAGATGAAGAACCGCTTCGCCATTCTCGACGTGTTCGACGGCTACAAGGAACCGCGCGAATGTATCTCCACCTTCCGCGAAAAGGTGACGTCGTTCTTGAATTACGGTGCGGTTTACTATCCGTGGCTCAACACGAGCGTGGTGCAGCCGAACGAAGTCACGTTTGCGAACGTCGAAAACCTGGACGCACTCACGACGATGCTCACAGCAGCTGTCCCGCCGGAGCCCGCCGAAAAGGCCGAACAGATCAAGGCCGAAATCGCCCAAATGGCCGCCGCCGACGTGAAGGACGATGCACAGGTGCAGAAAATCCACCGCACCCTTTCGGTGATTTGCCCGAACTATGCAACGATTATGGACTTGGTCCGCGAACAGCTGAACTTGATGCCGCCCGCAGGTGCCATGGCTGGCATCTACACCTTGGTGGACAACTCCATCGGCGTGTGGAAAGCTCCGGCCAACGTAGGCGTGAACGGAGTCATCACTCCGACCGTCAACCTCACGAATGACGAACAAGAAGACTTGAACGTTCCTATCAACGGCAAGGCCGTGAACGCCATCCGCACCTTCGTGGGCGACGGCAACAAAGTCTGGGGCGCGCGCACGCTCGATGGCAACAGCCTCGATTGGCGTTACGTGAATGTCCGCCGCACCATGATTATGCTCGAAGAATCCATCAAGCTCGCATCGAAGGCGTTCGTCTTTGAGCCGAACACCGCGAACACATGGGTGACCATGAAGGGCATGATCAGTAACTTCTTGACCAGCGTCTGGAAGCGCGGTGGTCTCGCCGGCACGAGCCCCGAAGACGCATTCGAAGTCCACGTGGGCCTTGGCGAAACCATGACCCCCGAAGACATCCTCGAAGGCATTCTGCGCATCACCATCAAGGTCGCCTTGATTCGCCCGGCAGAATTCATTGAACTCACTTTCCAGCAACAGCAACAGAAATCCTAA
- a CDS encoding DUF4255 domain-containing protein — MINAALQFLVSQLNQYLRRKFSAQENVAIVSKMMDNDGRESESATNKLVMFLANVEKDSMTQASTKPEFDGFRNIIHSKPIFLNLHIVLAANFKASHYEESLKYLSRAVGFFQDHSVFDRTSFPELNSGLEKLIVDVENLNLQEMCNLWSLVGCKYVPSVMYKVRTVALGSGYSYYRPYVVHVPEEASIGAY; from the coding sequence ATGATTAACGCTGCTTTGCAATTTTTAGTCTCACAGCTAAACCAATATTTGCGTAGAAAGTTTTCTGCACAAGAAAATGTCGCTATTGTGTCGAAGATGATGGACAACGATGGGCGAGAATCCGAAAGTGCAACAAACAAGCTGGTCATGTTCCTCGCCAACGTCGAAAAAGATTCCATGACGCAAGCCAGCACAAAGCCGGAATTCGACGGATTTCGCAACATCATTCATTCCAAGCCGATTTTCTTGAATTTGCACATTGTCTTGGCGGCCAATTTCAAGGCAAGCCATTACGAGGAATCGCTAAAATACCTTTCTCGAGCCGTGGGCTTTTTCCAAGACCATAGCGTTTTCGACCGAACCTCCTTCCCGGAACTCAACTCAGGGCTCGAAAAGCTGATTGTCGATGTGGAAAACCTGAACTTGCAGGAAATGTGCAACTTGTGGAGCCTCGTGGGTTGCAAATATGTCCCTTCCGTCATGTACAAGGTCCGCACGGTCGCACTCGGGAGTGGCTACTCGTACTACCGTCCTTACGTCGTTCACGTCCCAGAAGAAGCATCTATTGGAGCCTACTGA
- the tuf gene encoding elongation factor Tu, translating to MAKEHFDRSKPHCNIGTIGHVDHGKTTLTAAICTTLAAKGLANAKRFEEIDNAPEEKARGITINTSHVEYTTANRHYAHVDCPGHADYVKNMVTGAAQMDGAILVVAATDGPMPQTREHILLARQVGVEYIVVFINKCDMVDDEEQIDLVEMEIRDLLTQYGFDGANTPVIRGSALKALEGDNFYMGKIMELLEACDIYIELPKREIQQPFLLPVEDVFTITGRGTVATGRIERGVIHLNDRVERVGILEPAIYTVTGVEMFRKLLDYAEAGDNVGILLRGAEKKDILRGMVLAAPGTIKAYSYFDAEIYVLTKEEGGRHTPFGNGYRPQFYIRTLDVTGTVRLPEGVEMVLPGDNVSIYVTLITPVALEKGLRFAIREGGRTVGAGMITAVYDKPKY from the coding sequence ATGGCAAAAGAACATTTTGACAGAAGCAAGCCGCACTGCAACATCGGCACCATCGGCCACGTTGACCACGGCAAAACCACCCTCACGGCCGCCATCTGCACGACCCTCGCCGCCAAGGGCCTAGCCAACGCCAAGCGTTTTGAAGAAATCGACAACGCCCCAGAAGAAAAGGCCCGCGGCATCACGATCAACACCTCCCACGTGGAATACACCACAGCCAACCGCCACTACGCTCACGTTGACTGCCCGGGGCACGCCGACTACGTGAAGAACATGGTGACCGGTGCCGCCCAGATGGACGGAGCCATCCTCGTCGTAGCAGCCACCGACGGCCCGATGCCCCAGACGCGCGAGCATATCCTGCTTGCCCGCCAGGTCGGCGTAGAGTACATCGTCGTATTCATAAACAAGTGCGACATGGTCGACGACGAAGAACAAATTGACCTCGTCGAAATGGAAATCCGCGATCTACTGACCCAGTACGGTTTTGACGGAGCCAACACCCCGGTCATCCGCGGTTCCGCACTCAAGGCCCTTGAAGGAGACAACTTCTACATGGGCAAGATTATGGAACTCCTGGAAGCCTGCGACATCTACATCGAACTGCCGAAGCGTGAAATCCAGCAGCCATTCCTGCTACCTGTCGAAGATGTGTTCACCATTACTGGCCGTGGCACCGTCGCCACGGGCCGTATCGAACGCGGCGTCATCCACCTGAACGACAGGGTCGAACGCGTCGGCATTCTCGAGCCCGCCATATACACCGTCACCGGTGTGGAGATGTTCCGCAAGCTCCTTGATTACGCCGAAGCCGGCGACAATGTCGGCATCCTGCTCCGCGGTGCCGAAAAGAAGGACATCCTCCGTGGCATGGTCCTCGCCGCCCCCGGCACAATAAAGGCTTATTCCTATTTCGATGCAGAAATCTATGTCCTCACGAAGGAAGAAGGCGGGCGCCACACCCCGTTCGGGAACGGCTACCGTCCGCAGTTCTACATCCGCACTCTAGACGTTACCGGCACAGTCCGGTTGCCGGAAGGTGTTGAGATGGTACTCCCGGGTGACAACGTAAGCATTTACGTCACGCTCATCACACCCGTCGCTCTAGAAAAGGGCCTTCGCTTCGCAATCCGCGAAGGGGGACGTACAGTCGGTGCCGGCATGATAACAGCGGTCTACGACAAACCCAAATACTAA
- a CDS encoding EF-Tu/IF-2/RF-3 family GTPase: MGIVKQLILRRPYLIPISGIVATVTGRGTIVSGKVEQGTLNLLDMSECVGFGKTANYAVTSISVSDKNRESAKEGDDVSILLRGAGKDDVVIGMVVATPGTVKEGKEFDADIKIPVKDIGIPHNPFTDQKNVPNHKNVSELEFQIRTARVPGTIQILSKIVTPGKYFSAHIKLAQSVALGTGLEVRIRNKTKVVATGIIRKVGP, encoded by the coding sequence ATGGGCATCGTAAAACAACTCATTCTGCGCAGGCCGTACCTCATTCCCATCAGTGGAATCGTAGCCACAGTAACAGGGCGCGGGACCATCGTTTCGGGCAAAGTCGAGCAAGGCACTCTCAACTTGCTCGACATGAGCGAATGTGTAGGATTTGGCAAAACAGCTAACTACGCCGTTACAAGCATCAGCGTTTCCGACAAAAACCGCGAAAGCGCCAAAGAAGGCGACGACGTGTCCATTCTCCTCCGTGGAGCCGGCAAAGACGACGTTGTCATAGGCATGGTCGTCGCCACCCCAGGAACCGTAAAAGAAGGCAAGGAATTCGATGCCGATATTAAAATTCCAGTGAAAGACATAGGCATACCCCACAATCCGTTTACGGATCAGAAGAATGTTCCGAATCATAAGAATGTTTCGGAACTGGAATTCCAGATCCGCACCGCCAGGGTGCCCGGAACGATCCAAATTTTGAGTAAAATAGTCACTCCCGGCAAGTACTTCTCCGCCCATATCAAATTGGCGCAATCCGTGGCGTTGGGAACCGGCCTTGAGGTGAGGATCCGCAACAAAACTAAAGTTGTCGCAACCGGAATCATCCGTAAAGTCGGCCCGTAA
- a CDS encoding EF-Tu/IF-2/RF-3 family GTPase, which translates to MATKKPLDPALDLTLKPGTLEKIPGNIRLAKFLMPIEDFFFITGRGTVVIGQVERGTVKVGDTVACIGFGKTAEYIVTLISTEAGQVDKAKKGDKASLLLRGASNKNIVRGMVVATPNSVAENTEFDADITAIRKKVPELIPHLEDLKPAKKVELTFYIRTAVVTGTMTLIKALSHTTTKLTASVHVKLAKSVALEKGLSFTVRSSNLQTASGTVTRIGKLIKG; encoded by the coding sequence ATGGCTACAAAAAAACCGCTCGATCCGGCTCTTGATTTGACACTAAAGCCCGGCACACTGGAAAAAATCCCCGGCAACATCCGTTTGGCAAAATTCCTCATGCCCATCGAGGACTTCTTCTTCATTACCGGACGTGGCACTGTTGTCATTGGTCAGGTCGAACGAGGCACGGTCAAAGTTGGAGATACCGTCGCATGCATCGGTTTTGGCAAAACCGCCGAATACATAGTTACCCTCATTAGCACAGAAGCTGGCCAAGTTGACAAAGCCAAGAAAGGTGACAAAGCAAGCCTGCTCCTTCGGGGCGCCAGCAACAAAAATATCGTCCGAGGCATGGTTGTTGCGACCCCGAATTCCGTGGCAGAGAATACAGAATTCGATGCGGACATCACCGCAATCAGAAAGAAAGTTCCTGAACTCATCCCGCATTTAGAAGATTTAAAACCAGCAAAAAAAGTAGAACTAACATTCTATATCCGTACGGCCGTTGTCACTGGAACAATGACCCTTATAAAAGCACTTTCTCACACAACAACGAAATTAACGGCCAGCGTCCACGTTAAATTAGCGAAATCCGTTGCATTGGAAAAAGGCCTTTCCTTTACCGTTCGCAGCAGTAATCTTCAAACTGCAAGCGGAACCGTAACAAGAATCGGCAAACTAATCAAAGGATAA
- a CDS encoding beta-ketoacyl-ACP synthase produces MTRRVVVTGGSCISALGCEVDEIFDSLHQLKNKVVRMDDWDRYTQMNTRLASPVNFEVPDLPRKKIRGMGRVALLATASAVRALKDSGLDQDPAFLQSGRVGVAYGSCMGSVYPLVDFFSMLVTDDCSKITATTYIKSMPQTCAVNIAVYFGLTGRLYTSNTACTSGSISIGTAYEYIKYGMQDAMIAGGAEELNPTQSAVFDTLFATSTMNDHPELAPASYDKDRDGLVIGEGSGTLVLEEYEHAKARGAKIYAELVGFGTNTDGDHLTSPKAETMQRALELAIEDAGISPEAIGYVNGHGTATPQGDNAESWATYNALGKRAVPISSLKSYIGHTLGACGGIEAWTSIHMMHKGWFSPNLNLKNVDPACAPLDYITGSGREMDVDYIMSNNFAFGGVNTSLVFKKL; encoded by the coding sequence ATGACCCGTAGAGTTGTCGTTACCGGCGGCTCCTGCATTTCCGCCCTGGGCTGCGAAGTCGACGAAATTTTCGATAGTCTTCACCAGCTCAAGAACAAGGTCGTCCGCATGGACGATTGGGACCGTTACACGCAAATGAACACCCGGCTCGCCTCGCCGGTCAATTTCGAAGTCCCCGACCTGCCCCGCAAAAAAATCCGCGGGATGGGCCGCGTTGCCCTGCTCGCCACGGCATCTGCCGTCAGGGCCCTCAAAGATTCCGGGCTCGACCAAGACCCCGCCTTTTTGCAATCGGGCCGCGTGGGTGTCGCCTACGGTTCGTGCATGGGAAGCGTCTACCCGCTAGTGGACTTTTTCTCGATGCTTGTCACCGACGACTGCTCCAAGATTACGGCGACCACCTACATCAAGTCCATGCCGCAGACCTGCGCCGTGAATATCGCGGTGTACTTCGGCCTCACAGGACGCCTCTACACGTCTAATACGGCATGCACTTCTGGCAGTATCAGCATCGGCACCGCCTACGAATACATCAAATACGGCATGCAAGACGCTATGATTGCTGGTGGCGCCGAAGAACTGAACCCGACCCAGTCCGCTGTGTTCGACACGTTGTTCGCCACCTCGACCATGAACGACCACCCCGAACTGGCTCCCGCCAGCTATGACAAGGACCGCGACGGGCTCGTTATCGGCGAAGGCAGCGGCACGCTCGTCCTCGAAGAGTACGAACACGCAAAAGCCCGCGGAGCCAAGATTTACGCCGAACTTGTCGGCTTTGGCACCAACACCGACGGCGATCACCTCACCTCGCCCAAGGCAGAAACCATGCAACGCGCATTGGAGCTCGCCATCGAAGATGCAGGCATCTCGCCCGAAGCGATTGGCTATGTGAACGGCCACGGCACTGCCACCCCGCAGGGGGACAACGCCGAAAGCTGGGCCACCTACAATGCACTCGGCAAGCGCGCAGTGCCTATCAGCAGCCTCAAGAGCTACATCGGCCACACGCTCGGTGCCTGCGGCGGAATCGAAGCCTGGACAAGCATCCACATGATGCACAAGGGTTGGTTCAGCCCGAACCTCAACCTCAAAAATGTAGACCCCGCTTGCGCTCCGCTCGACTATATTACCGGCAGCGGCCGCGAAATGGACGTTGATTACATCATGAGCAACAACTTCGCCTTCGGCGGAGTCAACACGTCGCTCGTGTTCAAAAAGCTCTAA
- the fabG gene encoding 3-oxoacyl-ACP reductase FabG — translation MDNKKQVLITGASGGIGSAIALAVAEAGYTVVAHYNRGKAAVDALVEKVQAAGGSIRTLQFDICNREQCKEVLEKDIEENGVYYGIVSNAGVCSDMTFAGMSDESWDKVLDTNLNGFFNVVHPLVMPMCRKRIGRIITISSVSGVIGNRGQVNYSASKAGIIGATKALATELASRNITVNSVAPGVIETEMIKEAPLDIILQAVPMKRVGKPSEVAATVVFLLSEGAAYITRQVISVNGGLA, via the coding sequence ATGGACAACAAGAAACAAGTTCTCATTACAGGAGCAAGCGGAGGCATTGGCAGCGCCATTGCTCTCGCCGTGGCCGAAGCCGGCTACACTGTGGTCGCGCACTACAACCGCGGCAAGGCGGCTGTTGACGCCCTCGTCGAAAAGGTTCAAGCCGCCGGAGGTAGCATCCGCACGTTGCAATTCGACATTTGCAACCGCGAACAGTGCAAAGAAGTTCTCGAAAAAGACATCGAAGAAAACGGCGTCTACTACGGCATCGTCTCTAACGCAGGCGTATGCTCCGACATGACATTCGCCGGCATGAGCGATGAATCGTGGGACAAGGTGCTCGACACCAACCTGAACGGATTCTTCAATGTCGTGCATCCGCTCGTCATGCCCATGTGCCGCAAACGCATCGGACGCATCATCACCATTTCGTCGGTTTCTGGCGTCATCGGCAACCGTGGTCAGGTGAACTACAGCGCATCCAAGGCGGGCATCATCGGAGCCACCAAAGCACTCGCCACGGAACTTGCGAGCAGGAACATCACCGTCAACAGCGTCGCCCCTGGCGTCATCGAAACCGAGATGATCAAGGAAGCCCCGCTCGACATCATCTTGCAGGCAGTGCCCATGAAGCGCGTCGGCAAGCCATCCGAAGTGGCAGCCACCGTGGTATTCCTCCTTTCGGAGGGAGCCGCCTACATCACACGTCAAGTCATTTCTGTCAATGGAGGTCTCGCATGA
- a CDS encoding thioester dehydrase, with product MQIVPHSGKMSLLDRVVDYNFEKLEIHTEVDIVPGSMFFDNDIDGIPVWIGFEYMAQSISALSGIYGKTQGQEPKIGFIMSVNNFTANKPVFPANSVAKISVRQTMRMDNIVTFDGNISIGDTVFATAVLNTIEIDDPKAVLEN from the coding sequence ATGCAAATCGTTCCCCACTCCGGGAAGATGTCCCTGCTCGACAGGGTCGTTGACTACAACTTCGAAAAGCTCGAAATCCACACCGAAGTGGACATCGTACCCGGCAGCATGTTCTTCGACAACGACATCGACGGGATCCCGGTCTGGATCGGTTTCGAATACATGGCACAGAGCATTTCCGCACTTTCTGGCATCTACGGCAAGACACAGGGTCAAGAGCCGAAAATCGGGTTTATCATGAGCGTGAACAACTTTACCGCAAACAAGCCCGTTTTCCCGGCGAACTCCGTCGCAAAAATTTCTGTAAGGCAGACGATGCGCATGGACAACATCGTCACCTTCGACGGAAACATTTCCATAGGCGACACCGTCTTCGCGACCGCCGTCCTCAACACGATTGAAATTGACGACCCCAAAGCGGTACTTGAAAATTAA